From Apis mellifera strain DH4 linkage group LG5, Amel_HAv3.1, whole genome shotgun sequence, the proteins below share one genomic window:
- the LOC408827 gene encoding carbonic anhydrase 1 — translation MADKSEWDYSVQNGPSTWVSKFPMAAGSRQSPVNIETDKVESDHEALSSKPLRWKYPATASRKLVNPGYCWRMDTDGEGTFLSGGPLMDDVYKLEQYHCHWGCSDSRGSEHTVNGQAFAGELHLVHWNTSKYNTFAEAAKASDGLAVLGVFLKVGKTHEEMEKIARLLPYVSHKGEIVEITEPIDPSKLLPDDNGYWTYLGSLTTPPCNESVTWILFKKCIEVSHHQLNIFRNLRKFSRGEECPCHENHGAVINNFRPPMPLGNRVLRECGSF, via the exons ATGGCCGACAAAAGCGAATGGGATTACTCTGTCCAAAATG gaCCGAGCACATGGGTGTCGAAGTTCCCAATGGCGGCTGGATCGAGGCAGAGTCCTGTCAACATCGAAACCGACAAAGTGGAATCCGATCACGAGGCTTTAAGTAGCAAACCTTTGCGCTGGAAATATCCAGCAACCGCATCCCGGAAACTCGTCAATCCAGGTTACTGCTGGCGGATGGACACCGATGGCGAAGGCACAT tttTAAGCGGTGGACCTTTAATGGACGACGTGTATAAACTGGAACAATATCACTGTCATTGGGGATGCAGCGACTCGAGAGGATCCGAGCACACTGTGAACGGACAAGCCTTCGCGGGAGAG TTGCATCTGGTGCATTGGAACACAAGTAAATACAACACCTTTGCCGAAGCTGCAAAAGCGTCCGACGGTCTTGCTGTTCTTGGCGTATTCTTGAAG GTGGGAAAGACGCACGAGGAAATGGAGAAGATCGCTCGCCTCTTGCCGTACGTCTCGCACAAAGGCGAAATCGTAGAAATTACGGAACCAATCGATCCCAGCAAACTCCTTCCCG atgatAATGGCTATTGGACGTATCTGGGATCGTTGACGACACCACCTTGCAACGAAAGCGTTACTTGGATCCTCTTTAAGAAATGCATCGAGGTGTCTCATCatcaattaaacattttccGTAATTTGCGTAAATTCTCCCGTGGTGAGGAGTGCCCCTGCCATGAAAATCATGGAGCG GTAATCAACAACTTCCGTCCACCGATGCCGCTCGGAAATCGCGTGTTGCGCGAGTGCGGCAGCTTCTGA